From Pseudomonas alcaligenes, a single genomic window includes:
- the hutG gene encoding formimidoylglutamase — MNVDRFSMDAWSGRVDPEPDSARWHQRIQPLAADSQPGVALLGFACDEGVRRNHGRVGAANAPHSVRRALANLAWHRQAPAFDAGDVTCSDGDLEAAQARLGHSVCALMDAGHLPLVIGGGHEVAFGSWSGLAEHLSGHPAPRIGIVNFDAHFDLRDPAHVHSSGTPFAQIAEQCAARGWPFRYACLGVSRASNTRALFTRAAELEVLVREDREIRESTLEAIGAELDTFVAGCDALYLTIDIDVLPACEAPGVSAPAARGVPLALLEPLLERIKGSGKLRLADLAEINPNHDIDNRTAKVAARLIHLLTL, encoded by the coding sequence ATGAACGTTGATCGTTTTTCCATGGACGCCTGGAGCGGCCGCGTCGACCCCGAGCCGGACAGCGCCCGCTGGCACCAGCGCATCCAGCCGCTCGCCGCCGACAGCCAGCCGGGCGTGGCCCTGCTCGGTTTTGCCTGTGACGAGGGGGTACGGCGCAACCATGGTCGTGTCGGTGCGGCCAATGCCCCGCACAGTGTGCGCCGGGCCCTGGCCAACCTGGCCTGGCACCGCCAGGCACCGGCCTTCGATGCCGGCGACGTGACCTGCAGCGATGGCGATCTGGAAGCCGCCCAGGCGCGCCTTGGCCACAGCGTCTGCGCGCTGATGGATGCCGGCCACCTGCCGCTGGTGATCGGTGGCGGCCACGAGGTGGCCTTCGGCAGCTGGTCCGGCCTGGCCGAGCATCTGTCCGGCCATCCGGCTCCACGCATCGGCATCGTCAATTTCGACGCCCACTTCGACCTGCGCGACCCGGCCCATGTGCATTCCTCCGGCACCCCCTTCGCGCAGATCGCCGAGCAGTGCGCCGCCCGCGGCTGGCCGTTCCGCTACGCCTGCCTGGGCGTCAGCCGCGCCAGCAATACCCGCGCGCTGTTCACCCGCGCCGCCGAACTGGAGGTGCTGGTACGCGAGGACCGCGAGATTCGCGAGTCGACCCTGGAGGCGATCGGCGCCGAGCTGGACACCTTCGTCGCCGGCTGCGATGCCCTCTACCTGACCATCGACATCGATGTGCTGCCCGCCTGCGAGGCCCCCGGGGTCAGCGCCCCGGCGGCCCGTGGCGTACCGCTGGCCCTGCTCGAACCGCTGCTGGAGCGGATCAAGGGCAGCGGCAAGCTGCGCCTGGCCGACCTCGCCGAGATCAACCCGAACCACGACATCGACAACCGCACCGCCAAAGTGGCGGCGCGCCTGATCCACCTGCTGACCCTCTAA
- a CDS encoding FdhF/YdeP family oxidoreductase, translated as MSAQPRYQPYSGPAAGWGALRSVTQHWLDSKQPIKNLRALLKTNQDDGFDCPGCAWGDSPDSHLVKFCENGAKAVNWEATKRGIGRAFFARYSVAQLREQSDYWLEHQGRLIEPLRYDAASDRYLPIDWDSAFALIASELQRLASPHEAEFYTSGRASNEAAFLYQLMVRAYGTNNFPDCSNMCHEASGVALGQSVGVGKGTVTFADFEHADAILVFGQNPGTNHPRMLEPLREAVQRGASVVCFNPLKERGLERFQHPQHPLEMLGNGSQPTSSAYFRPHLGGDMAVVRGMAKYLLQWERERPGSVFDQRFIDEHTAGLSDWLAAVEASDWAQIETQSGLARSEIEQAARLYVRAERVIACWAMGITQHRHSVATIQEIANLMLLRGNIGKPGAGLCPVRGHSNVQGDRTMGINERPPAFFLDALQRRFDFPVPRAQGHNTVEAINAMLEGRSKVFIGLGGNFAQATPDSPRTHAALQQCALTVQISTKLNRSHLMHGKQALILPCLGRTDLDLQAGGPQAVTVEDSFSMVHASKGQLAPLSREMRSEPAIIAGIANALLGTRPVDWLHLAEDYARIRELIADCIPGFADFNARLAQPGGFYLGNAAASRRWNTEGGKARFLAHPLPEHLLPAEVRSQAEAPHLVLQTLRSHDQYNTTLYGLDDRYRGVRGMREVLFVNPQDIQRLGFVPGQKVDVLSLWDDGIERKVHGFTLLAYDTPAGQAAAYYPETNPLVPLDSYGVGSHTPTSKFIAIRLQAAATEQRIL; from the coding sequence ATGAGCGCCCAGCCCCGTTACCAGCCCTACTCCGGCCCGGCCGCCGGCTGGGGCGCGCTGCGCAGCGTGACCCAGCACTGGCTGGACAGTAAGCAACCGATCAAGAACCTGCGCGCCCTGCTCAAGACCAACCAGGACGACGGCTTCGACTGCCCCGGCTGCGCCTGGGGCGACTCGCCCGACAGCCACCTGGTGAAGTTCTGCGAGAACGGCGCCAAGGCGGTCAACTGGGAAGCCACCAAGCGCGGCATCGGCCGCGCCTTCTTCGCCCGCTACAGCGTCGCCCAGCTGCGCGAACAGAGCGACTACTGGCTGGAGCACCAGGGCCGGCTGATCGAACCGCTGCGCTACGACGCGGCCAGCGACCGCTACCTGCCGATCGACTGGGACAGCGCCTTCGCCCTGATCGCCAGCGAGCTGCAGCGCCTGGCCAGCCCGCATGAGGCCGAGTTCTACACCTCCGGGCGGGCCAGCAACGAAGCAGCCTTCCTCTATCAGCTGATGGTGCGCGCCTACGGCACCAACAACTTCCCCGACTGCTCGAACATGTGCCACGAGGCCAGCGGCGTGGCCCTCGGCCAGAGCGTCGGGGTCGGCAAGGGCACGGTGACCTTCGCCGACTTCGAGCATGCCGACGCCATCCTGGTGTTTGGCCAGAACCCCGGCACCAACCACCCGCGCATGCTCGAACCGCTGCGCGAGGCGGTGCAGCGCGGCGCCAGCGTGGTCTGCTTCAACCCGCTCAAGGAGCGCGGCCTGGAGCGCTTCCAGCACCCGCAACACCCACTGGAAATGCTCGGCAACGGCTCGCAACCGACCAGCAGCGCCTACTTCCGCCCGCACCTGGGCGGCGACATGGCCGTGGTGCGCGGCATGGCCAAGTACCTGCTGCAATGGGAGCGCGAACGGCCGGGCAGCGTGTTCGACCAGCGCTTTATCGATGAACACACCGCCGGCCTGAGCGACTGGCTGGCGGCCGTGGAGGCCAGCGACTGGGCGCAGATCGAGACCCAGTCGGGCCTGGCCCGCAGCGAGATCGAGCAGGCTGCGCGCCTGTATGTCCGCGCCGAGCGGGTAATCGCCTGCTGGGCCATGGGCATAACCCAGCACCGTCATTCGGTGGCGACCATCCAGGAAATCGCCAACCTCATGCTGCTGCGCGGCAATATCGGCAAGCCCGGCGCCGGCCTGTGCCCGGTACGTGGCCACAGCAACGTGCAGGGCGACCGCACCATGGGCATCAACGAGCGCCCACCGGCGTTCTTCCTCGACGCCCTGCAGCGCCGCTTCGACTTCCCGGTGCCGCGCGCCCAGGGGCACAACACGGTGGAAGCGATCAACGCCATGCTGGAGGGCCGCAGCAAGGTATTCATCGGTCTCGGCGGCAACTTCGCCCAGGCCACTCCGGACAGCCCGCGCACCCACGCCGCCCTGCAGCAATGCGCGCTGACCGTGCAGATCAGCACCAAGCTCAACCGCAGCCACCTGATGCACGGCAAGCAGGCGCTGATCCTGCCGTGCCTGGGGCGTACCGACCTCGACCTGCAGGCCGGCGGCCCGCAGGCGGTGACGGTGGAGGACTCGTTCAGCATGGTGCACGCCTCCAAGGGCCAACTGGCACCGCTGTCGCGGGAGATGCGCTCGGAGCCGGCGATCATCGCCGGCATCGCCAACGCCCTGCTCGGTACCCGCCCGGTGGACTGGCTGCACCTGGCCGAGGACTACGCGCGCATCCGCGAGCTGATCGCCGACTGCATTCCCGGCTTCGCCGACTTCAACGCCCGCCTCGCCCAGCCCGGCGGCTTCTACCTGGGCAATGCCGCCGCCAGCCGGCGCTGGAACACCGAGGGCGGCAAGGCACGCTTCCTGGCTCACCCGCTGCCCGAGCACCTGCTCCCCGCCGAAGTGCGCAGCCAGGCCGAAGCACCGCACCTGGTGCTGCAGACCCTGCGCTCCCACGACCAGTACAACACCACCCTGTACGGCCTCGACGACCGTTACCGCGGCGTGCGCGGCATGCGCGAAGTGCTGTTCGTCAACCCGCAGGACATCCAGCGCCTGGGTTTCGTCCCCGGACAGAAGGTCGATGTGCTGTCCCTGTGGGACGACGGCATCGAGCGCAAGGTGCACGGCTTTACCCTGCTGGCCTACGACACTCCGGCCGGGCAGGCCGCCGCCTACTATCCTGAAACCAACCCGCTGGTGCCGCTGGACAGCTACGGGGTTGGCAGCCACACCCCCACCTCGAAGTTCATCGCCATTCGCCTGCAGGCGGCTGCGACCGAACAGCGCATCCTCTGA
- the fdhD gene encoding formate dehydrogenase accessory sulfurtransferase FdhD has translation MPASAITHSRISAVAAGYAYAELGSPSSCAQAALAAECALAISYNGLSHAVMMVSPGDLEDFVRGFSLSAGLVESIDDIYDIQLKGLGEARQAEVRISSRAFWALKRQRRQLAGASGCGLCGVEALEQALPQLTPLPPTPLPPAAHLQQLRPRIAEAQLQARSSGALHAALFVDEQGSIRLCREDIGRHNALDKLIGALQDEGLDGRAGFAVVTSRCSLELLHKAVRAGIGSLVSLSAPTALTVDWARHHHLNLIHLPHQHAPRVYSPAPCSEESRA, from the coding sequence ATGCCTGCAAGCGCCATCACTCATAGCCGCATCAGCGCCGTCGCCGCCGGCTATGCCTACGCCGAACTGGGCAGCCCGAGCAGCTGCGCGCAAGCCGCTCTGGCTGCGGAGTGCGCCCTGGCGATCAGCTACAACGGGCTGAGCCATGCGGTGATGATGGTCAGCCCCGGCGATCTGGAAGACTTCGTCCGCGGCTTCAGCCTGAGTGCCGGCCTGGTCGAATCCATCGACGATATCTATGACATCCAGTTGAAAGGCCTCGGCGAAGCCCGCCAGGCCGAGGTGCGCATCAGCAGCCGCGCCTTCTGGGCCCTCAAGCGCCAGCGCCGCCAGCTGGCCGGGGCCAGCGGTTGTGGCCTGTGCGGCGTGGAGGCGCTGGAGCAGGCCCTGCCGCAGCTCACCCCACTGCCGCCCACCCCGCTGCCGCCCGCCGCCCACCTGCAGCAGCTGCGCCCGCGCATTGCCGAGGCCCAGCTGCAGGCGCGCAGCAGCGGCGCCCTGCACGCCGCGCTGTTTGTCGATGAGCAGGGCAGCATCCGCCTGTGCCGCGAAGACATCGGCCGCCACAACGCCCTCGACAAGCTGATCGGTGCCCTGCAGGACGAAGGCCTGGATGGCCGCGCCGGCTTCGCCGTGGTCACCAGCCGCTGCAGCCTGGAGCTGCTGCACAAGGCGGTACGCGCCGGCATCGGCAGCCTGGTCAGCCTGTCCGCGCCGACCGCGCTGACCGTGGACTGGGCCCGCCACCACCACCTCAACCTGATCCACCTGCCCCACCAGCACGCGCCACGGGTCTACAGCCCGGCACCGTGCAGCGAGGAGTCCCGAGCATGA
- a CDS encoding sodium:solute symporter family protein, translated as MLIWFVALYLLVTVGIGFYAATRVKNSRDFAAGGRSMGFPIVAAMVFATWFGSEAVLGIPASFIEDGFAGIIEDPFGSFGCLMLVGLVIARPLYRMNLLTIGDYFKKRFGPNVEMIISLVIIVSYLGWIAAQLTALGVVFNVISDGAVTTTQGMLLGTAIVLLYTLFGGMWSVALTDFFQMLIIVCGLVYLTWLVGDMAGGADVVISHAASEGKFTFIHNFEAKDIVAFIGAAVTMMLGSIPQQDVYARVMSAKTENIAARASMFGAAFYLCFCMLPIFLTYAASMIDPEMVKRWLAEDAQMILPHLILERTPLFAQIMFFGALLSAIMSTASGTLLAPSVTFTENVLKRFMPVMSDKQFLLAMRITIVVCAAATLTFALYSDASIYEMVGNAYKVTLVAAVVPLFAGLFWKRATTQGALVAIAFGLTSWIYLEATLTDEAFWPPQLAGLLFSLAGMLIGSLLPQLHRNAGESTMVAQPQ; from the coding sequence ATGCTGATCTGGTTCGTTGCGCTCTACTTGCTGGTTACCGTGGGCATCGGCTTCTACGCTGCCACTCGGGTGAAAAACTCCCGCGACTTCGCCGCCGGCGGTCGTAGCATGGGCTTCCCGATCGTCGCGGCCATGGTGTTTGCCACCTGGTTCGGCTCCGAGGCGGTACTGGGCATTCCGGCCAGCTTCATCGAGGACGGTTTTGCCGGGATCATCGAAGACCCGTTCGGCTCCTTCGGCTGCCTGATGCTGGTCGGCCTGGTGATTGCCCGTCCGCTGTACCGGATGAATCTGCTGACCATCGGCGACTACTTCAAGAAGCGCTTCGGTCCGAACGTCGAGATGATCATCAGTCTGGTGATCATCGTCTCCTACCTGGGCTGGATCGCCGCGCAGCTGACCGCGCTGGGCGTGGTGTTCAACGTGATCTCCGACGGCGCCGTGACCACCACCCAGGGCATGCTGCTGGGTACCGCCATCGTCCTGCTGTACACCCTGTTTGGCGGCATGTGGTCGGTAGCCCTGACCGACTTCTTCCAGATGCTGATCATCGTCTGCGGCCTGGTCTACCTGACCTGGCTGGTCGGCGACATGGCCGGCGGTGCCGACGTGGTGATCAGCCATGCGGCCAGCGAAGGCAAGTTCACCTTCATCCATAACTTCGAGGCCAAGGACATCGTCGCCTTCATCGGCGCGGCGGTAACCATGATGCTCGGTTCGATCCCGCAGCAGGACGTGTATGCCCGGGTGATGTCGGCCAAGACCGAGAACATCGCTGCGCGCGCCTCGATGTTCGGTGCCGCGTTCTACCTGTGCTTCTGCATGCTGCCGATCTTCCTGACCTATGCCGCGTCGATGATCGATCCGGAAATGGTCAAACGCTGGCTGGCCGAGGACGCGCAGATGATCCTGCCGCACCTGATCCTCGAGCGTACCCCGCTGTTCGCCCAGATCATGTTCTTCGGTGCGCTGCTGTCGGCGATCATGTCCACCGCCTCCGGCACCCTGCTGGCACCGTCGGTGACCTTCACCGAGAACGTGCTCAAGCGCTTCATGCCGGTGATGAGTGACAAGCAGTTCCTGCTGGCCATGCGTATCACCATCGTGGTCTGCGCTGCCGCCACCCTGACCTTCGCCCTGTACTCGGACGCCAGCATCTACGAGATGGTCGGCAACGCCTACAAGGTCACCCTGGTCGCCGCCGTGGTGCCGCTGTTCGCCGGTCTGTTCTGGAAGCGCGCTACCACCCAGGGCGCCCTGGTGGCCATCGCCTTCGGTCTGACTTCCTGGATCTACCTGGAAGCCACCCTGACCGACGAGGCCTTCTGGCCGCCGCAACTGGCCGGTCTGCTGTTCAGCCTGGCCGGCATGCTGATCGGTTCGCTGCTGCCGCAACTGCATCGCAACGCCGGTGAGTCGACCATGGTGGCTCAGCCCCAGTAA
- the hutI gene encoding imidazolonepropionase has protein sequence MSLSPQSRRLWRDVTLFDGLHVLPVPMTVLVAGAQVAGLWPRGEFDERLAAGAVESGRGGVMTPGLIDCHTHLVYAGNRADEFEQRLEGASYAEIAKAGGGILSTVRATRAASEEQLIAASLPRLDALLADGVTTVEIKSGYGLTLADELKMLRVARQLGELRPVRVMTTLLGAHALPPEYAGRADDYIRLVCEEMIPAAAAAGLADAVDVFCEGIAFSPAQCELVFQAAQRHGLALKAHAEQLSNLGGSALAARYGALSADHIEYLDEAGVQAMAAAGTVAVLLPGAFHCLRETQLPPIDLLRQYGVPMALASDANPGTSPICMPSLLANLACTLFRLTPREALAGMTAHAANALGLPGLGRIVVGASADLCLWDIQHPAELAYAVQAGRLRQRIFNGAVSHER, from the coding sequence ATGTCCCTGTCTCCTCAGTCGCGCCGGCTCTGGCGTGACGTCACTCTGTTTGATGGCCTGCATGTACTGCCTGTGCCTATGACCGTGCTGGTCGCAGGCGCGCAGGTGGCCGGCCTGTGGCCCCGGGGCGAGTTCGACGAGCGCCTGGCGGCTGGTGCCGTCGAGTCCGGCCGCGGCGGGGTGATGACTCCCGGCCTGATCGACTGCCACACCCACCTGGTGTACGCCGGCAACCGTGCCGATGAATTCGAGCAACGCCTGGAAGGCGCCAGCTACGCCGAGATCGCCAAGGCCGGCGGCGGCATCCTCAGCACCGTGCGCGCCACCCGCGCCGCCAGCGAGGAACAGCTGATCGCCGCCAGCCTGCCGCGCCTGGACGCGCTGCTGGCCGATGGCGTGACCACGGTCGAGATCAAGTCCGGCTATGGCCTGACCCTCGCCGACGAACTGAAGATGCTGCGCGTGGCCCGCCAGCTGGGCGAGCTGCGCCCGGTGCGGGTAATGACCACTCTGCTCGGCGCCCATGCCCTGCCACCGGAATACGCCGGCCGCGCCGACGATTACATCCGCCTGGTCTGCGAGGAGATGATCCCGGCGGCTGCGGCCGCAGGCCTGGCTGATGCGGTGGACGTGTTCTGCGAAGGCATTGCCTTCAGCCCGGCGCAGTGCGAGCTGGTGTTCCAGGCCGCGCAACGCCACGGCCTGGCGCTCAAGGCGCATGCCGAGCAACTCTCCAACCTCGGCGGCAGTGCCCTGGCGGCGCGCTACGGTGCGTTGTCCGCCGACCATATCGAATACCTCGACGAGGCCGGCGTACAGGCCATGGCCGCCGCCGGCACCGTAGCCGTGCTGCTGCCCGGCGCTTTCCACTGCCTGCGCGAGACCCAGCTGCCGCCCATCGACCTGCTGCGCCAGTACGGCGTACCGATGGCGCTGGCCAGCGACGCCAACCCCGGCACCTCGCCAATCTGCATGCCCAGCCTGCTGGCCAACCTGGCCTGCACCCTGTTCCGCCTCACCCCGCGCGAGGCCCTGGCCGGCATGACCGCCCACGCTGCCAACGCCCTCGGCTTGCCGGGCCTGGGGCGCATTGTCGTCGGTGCCAGCGCCGACCTGTGCCTGTGGGATATCCAGCACCCGGCCGAACTGGCCTACGCGGTGCAGGCCGGGCGCCTGCGCCAGCGCATTTTCAATGGAGCTGTCAGCCATGAACGTTGA
- a CDS encoding LysR family transcriptional regulator: MDIKQLKFLVALDETRHFGQAAARCHVTQPTLSMRLRNLEEELGLELVQRGQRFEGFTEAGQRVLGWARSLLAAEDGLYAEAAACRGQLVGTLRVGVVPLGGFDPMRLVSRFASAHPELRFRLFALSSEQILERLGRNQLDLGISYLERLDRSQFASLELADTRMGLLHDRRHFSFASPSLSWEAVAGLPLGLLSSGMHFRQSIDHALRSRGLTPQPRLESDAVHQLLLAASAGLCCAVMPLDSGLDGFSEHLQLTPIEDAHTLAPLGLIRHHGTPGSALAEACFVEAERLLSELRTAG; the protein is encoded by the coding sequence ATGGATATCAAGCAGCTCAAGTTCCTCGTCGCCCTCGACGAAACCCGCCACTTCGGCCAGGCCGCCGCCCGCTGCCACGTGACCCAGCCAACCCTGTCCATGCGCCTGCGCAACCTGGAGGAGGAGCTGGGCCTGGAGCTGGTGCAGCGCGGCCAGCGCTTCGAAGGCTTCACCGAGGCCGGCCAGCGCGTGCTGGGCTGGGCGCGCAGCCTGCTGGCCGCCGAGGACGGCCTGTACGCCGAGGCAGCTGCCTGCCGCGGGCAGCTGGTCGGCACCCTGCGCGTGGGCGTGGTGCCGCTGGGCGGCTTCGACCCGATGCGCCTGGTCAGCCGCTTCGCCAGCGCCCATCCGGAGCTGCGCTTTCGCCTGTTCGCCCTGAGCAGCGAGCAGATCCTCGAACGCCTCGGGCGCAACCAGCTGGATCTGGGCATCTCCTACCTGGAGCGCCTGGATCGCAGCCAGTTCGCCAGCCTGGAGCTGGCCGACACGCGCATGGGCCTGCTGCACGACCGCCGCCACTTCAGCTTCGCCAGCCCGAGCCTGAGCTGGGAGGCCGTGGCCGGCCTGCCGCTGGGCCTGCTGTCGAGCGGCATGCACTTTCGCCAGTCGATCGACCACGCCCTGCGCAGCCGCGGCCTGACCCCGCAACCACGCCTGGAAAGCGACGCCGTGCACCAGTTGCTGCTGGCCGCCAGTGCCGGCCTGTGCTGCGCGGTGATGCCGCTGGACAGCGGCCTGGACGGTTTCAGCGAACATCTGCAGCTGACCCCCATCGAGGACGCCCACACCCTCGCCCCGCTGGGCCTGATCCGCCACCACGGCACGCCCGGCTCGGCCCTGGCCGAGGCCTGCTTCGTCGAGGCAGAGCGCCTGCTGAGCGAGCTGCGCACCGCCGGCTGA
- a CDS encoding HutD family protein has translation MHIQRLDRHLARQMPWKNGGGTTCELAIAPAGADLEDFAWRISCARVASSGPFSRFAGVERSLALLDGAGLDLQLNGQPRTLRPGDPPLVFAGEDEVSAELVDGPISDFNLMTRRSAWRHELQALQLDGTQILPHAADILLIYCQAGPLVVQLPGAAAYSLDEGQGLLLEQPLAEPTLSTTTGALLYIGRLYRQP, from the coding sequence ATGCACATTCAGCGACTCGACCGCCACCTGGCGCGGCAGATGCCCTGGAAGAATGGCGGCGGCACCACCTGCGAACTGGCGATCGCCCCGGCAGGCGCCGACCTGGAGGACTTCGCCTGGCGCATCAGCTGCGCACGGGTCGCCAGCAGCGGGCCGTTCTCGCGCTTCGCCGGCGTCGAGCGCAGCCTGGCCCTGCTCGATGGCGCAGGCCTCGACCTGCAGCTGAACGGCCAGCCGCGAACGCTGCGCCCTGGCGACCCACCGCTGGTGTTCGCCGGCGAGGACGAGGTCAGCGCCGAGCTGGTGGACGGCCCGATCAGCGACTTCAACCTGATGACCCGGCGCAGCGCCTGGCGCCATGAACTGCAGGCCCTGCAGCTGGACGGCACACAGATACTGCCCCACGCCGCCGATATCCTGCTGATCTACTGCCAGGCCGGCCCGCTCGTCGTGCAACTGCCGGGCGCAGCCGCCTACAGCCTCGACGAAGGCCAGGGCCTGCTGCTGGAGCAGCCTCTCGCCGAACCGACGCTGAGCACCACCACGGGCGCCCTTCTTTATATAGGTCGCCTGTATCGCCAGCCCTGA